The following proteins are co-located in the Streptomyces sp. DT2A-34 genome:
- a CDS encoding MGMT family protein has translation MSEESLPDDACLEYDDAHPESEDALPEYAERVLEVAELIPPGRVMTYGDVAEWLEEGGPRQVGRVMALYGGAVPWWRVVRADGVLLPGHELRALEHYRAEGTPLKEASRAAEGHLPRLDMRRARWDGGERAQGHT, from the coding sequence ATGAGCGAGGAGAGCCTTCCGGACGACGCCTGCCTGGAGTACGACGACGCCCACCCGGAGTCCGAGGACGCGCTGCCCGAGTACGCCGAGCGGGTCCTTGAGGTCGCCGAGCTGATCCCGCCGGGCCGCGTCATGACGTACGGGGACGTCGCGGAGTGGCTGGAGGAGGGCGGGCCCCGGCAGGTCGGCCGGGTGATGGCCCTCTACGGGGGAGCCGTCCCGTGGTGGCGGGTGGTCCGCGCGGACGGGGTCCTGCTGCCGGGCCACGAGCTGAGAGCGCTGGAGCACTACCGCGCCGAGGGCACGCCGCTGAAGGAGGCGAGCAGGGCCGCGGAGGGCCACCTGCCGCGCCTCGACATGAGGCGGGCGCGCTGGGACGGCGGCGAACGCGCACAGGGTCACACCTGA
- a CDS encoding lysylphosphatidylglycerol synthase transmembrane domain-containing protein, which translates to MKQQGAHPEGAESTSDASSRPDTANVGKKDLGESDGGKKDEVSKGADTSDAGRKAIEGKAPYDLEEAHVDEVEGDEPLLPARVHRPSDLMRLLVGALGIALLLAIAAFAHGTTSGLEQDINKGTGQAPDLFSKMAGLVSSIAILLVPVAFAIERLIKRDGLRIADGVLAAVLAHGVTLATDLWVARAAPESIRDALTQPSPGDLGSLTDPVHGYLAPVIAYMTAVGMSRRPRWRAVLWAVLVLYAFSMLVTGYTTPFSILLTLLIGWTVAYGTLYAVGSPNVRPTGRTLMAGLRHVGFRPVSAAREEISDTQETGDRGRRYFVTLEDGPPLDVTVVDREQQAQGFFYRAWRNLTLRGFATRSSLQSLRQALEQEALLAYAAIAAGANAPKLIATSELGPDAVMLVYEHTGGHTLDSLPDEEITDELLRGTWLQVKALQSRRIAHRRLVGDAILVDRSGKVIISDLRIGEIAANSLLLRMDISQLLVTLGLRVGAERAVASAVSVLGPDAVADCLPMLQPIALSRSTRATLRRLARERAEREREAVLEASRLAKHARSEEATGDPGAVPDKPDKKTVRAQTRAEKRAIDEALDEAREEDLLTQIRHEVLLIRPQAPVEPARLERVRPRTLISFIAGAIAAYFLLTQLTHIEFGPLIANAQWGWVAAAVLFSACSYFAAAMALLGFVPERVPFRRTVTAQVAGSFVKIVAPAAVGGVALNTRFLQRAGVRPGLAVASVGASQLFGLGCHILMLLSFGYLTGIEKTPSLSPSRTVIAGLLTVAVLVLVVTSVPFLRKFVVTRVRSLFAGVVPRMLDVLQRPQKLVTGIGGMLLLTACFVMCLDASIRAFGSEGTSLSIASVAVVFLAGNALGSAAPTPGGVGAVDVTLTVGLIAVGLESEVAAPAVLLFRMLTLWLPVLPGWLAFNHLTRKGAL; encoded by the coding sequence ATGAAGCAACAGGGTGCACACCCGGAGGGCGCGGAGAGCACCTCTGACGCTTCGTCGCGCCCGGACACCGCGAACGTCGGCAAGAAGGACCTCGGCGAGAGCGACGGCGGCAAGAAGGACGAGGTCAGCAAGGGCGCCGACACGAGCGACGCCGGCCGCAAGGCCATCGAGGGGAAGGCCCCGTACGACCTCGAAGAGGCGCACGTCGACGAGGTGGAGGGCGACGAACCGCTGCTCCCCGCGCGCGTGCACCGTCCGTCCGACCTGATGCGACTCCTCGTGGGCGCGCTGGGCATCGCCCTGCTGCTCGCGATCGCCGCGTTCGCACACGGCACCACCTCGGGTCTCGAACAGGACATCAACAAGGGCACCGGGCAGGCGCCCGACCTGTTCAGCAAGATGGCCGGACTGGTGTCCAGCATCGCGATCCTCCTGGTGCCCGTCGCCTTCGCGATCGAGCGGCTGATCAAGCGGGACGGGCTGCGCATCGCCGACGGCGTCCTCGCGGCCGTCCTCGCGCACGGGGTGACACTCGCCACCGACCTGTGGGTGGCGCGGGCCGCCCCGGAGTCCATCCGGGACGCGCTCACCCAGCCGTCGCCCGGCGACCTCGGCTCCCTCACCGACCCGGTGCACGGCTATCTCGCGCCGGTCATCGCGTACATGACGGCCGTGGGCATGTCCCGCAGACCTCGCTGGCGCGCGGTCCTCTGGGCGGTCCTGGTCCTGTACGCCTTCTCCATGCTGGTCACCGGCTACACCACGCCGTTCTCGATCCTCCTGACGCTGCTGATCGGCTGGACCGTCGCCTACGGCACGCTGTACGCGGTCGGCTCGCCCAACGTCCGTCCCACCGGACGGACGCTGATGGCGGGTCTCAGGCACGTCGGCTTCCGCCCGGTGAGCGCGGCCCGCGAGGAGATCTCCGACACACAGGAGACCGGCGATCGCGGCCGGCGCTACTTCGTCACCCTCGAGGACGGTCCGCCGCTCGATGTGACGGTGGTCGACCGGGAGCAGCAGGCGCAGGGGTTCTTCTATCGCGCGTGGCGCAATCTGACGCTGCGCGGCTTCGCCACCCGAAGCAGCCTCCAGTCGCTGCGCCAGGCCCTGGAGCAGGAGGCGCTGCTCGCCTACGCGGCCATCGCGGCCGGTGCCAACGCGCCCAAGCTCATCGCAACCTCCGAGCTCGGCCCGGACGCCGTGATGCTCGTCTACGAGCACACCGGCGGGCACACCCTGGACTCGCTGCCGGACGAGGAGATCACCGACGAGCTGCTGCGCGGCACCTGGCTCCAGGTCAAGGCGCTGCAGTCCCGGCGTATCGCGCACCGTCGGCTGGTGGGTGACGCGATTCTGGTGGATCGTTCCGGCAAGGTGATCATCAGCGACCTGCGCATCGGCGAGATCGCGGCCAACAGTCTGCTGCTGCGCATGGACATCTCCCAGCTGCTGGTGACGCTCGGCCTCCGGGTGGGCGCCGAGCGTGCGGTGGCGTCGGCGGTGAGCGTGCTCGGCCCCGACGCCGTGGCCGACTGTCTGCCGATGCTGCAGCCCATCGCGCTGAGCCGCTCCACGCGCGCGACGCTGCGCAGACTGGCCCGGGAGAGGGCCGAGCGCGAGCGCGAGGCGGTGCTGGAGGCGTCCCGGCTCGCCAAGCACGCCCGCAGCGAGGAAGCCACGGGCGACCCCGGGGCCGTACCGGACAAGCCGGACAAGAAGACCGTACGGGCGCAGACGCGGGCCGAGAAGCGGGCCATCGACGAGGCCCTGGACGAGGCGCGCGAGGAGGACCTGCTCACGCAGATCCGCCACGAGGTACTGCTGATCAGGCCGCAGGCGCCGGTCGAGCCGGCCCGCCTGGAGCGAGTGCGGCCGCGCACACTGATCAGTTTCATCGCCGGTGCGATCGCCGCGTACTTCCTGCTGACGCAGCTCACCCACATCGAGTTCGGCCCGCTCATCGCCAACGCCCAGTGGGGCTGGGTGGCCGCGGCCGTGCTGTTCTCGGCGTGCAGCTACTTCGCGGCGGCCATGGCGCTGCTGGGCTTCGTGCCCGAGCGGGTGCCGTTCCGGCGGACCGTGACGGCCCAGGTCGCCGGGTCGTTCGTGAAGATCGTCGCCCCGGCGGCGGTCGGCGGCGTCGCGCTCAACACGCGCTTCCTGCAGCGCGCGGGAGTGCGACCGGGGCTCGCGGTGGCGAGCGTCGGCGCATCACAGCTGTTCGGGCTCGGCTGCCACATCCTGATGCTGCTGTCCTTCGGCTATCTGACCGGCATCGAGAAGACGCCCTCGCTGTCGCCGTCCCGGACCGTCATCGCGGGTCTGCTGACGGTGGCGGTGCTGGTGCTCGTGGTGACCTCGGTGCCGTTCCTGCGGAAATTCGTCGTCACGCGCGTGAGGTCGCTGTTCGCGGGTGTCGTGCCGCGCATGCTCGACGTGCTCCAGCGGCCGCAGAAGCTGGTCACCGGCATCGGCGGCATGCTGCTGCTGACCGCCTGCTTCGTGATGTGCCTGGACGCGTCGATCCGGGCGTTCGGCAGCGAGGGGACCTCGCTCAGCATCGCCAGCGTGGCCGTCGTCTTCCTCGCGGGCAACGCGCTCGGCTCGGCGGCCCCGACCCCGGGCGGCGTGGGCGCCGTGGACGTGACCTTGACGGTCGGTCTGATCGCCGTAGGTCTGGAGAGCGAGGTCGCCGCGCCTGCGGTGCTGCTGTTCCGGATGCTGACGCTGTGGCTGCCGGTACTGCCGGGCTGGCTGGCCTTCAACCACCTGACACGCAAGGGCGCGCTGTAG
- a CDS encoding ATP-dependent DNA helicase — translation MSARITDPDQLKELLGIPFTPEQTACIIAPPAPQVIVAGAGSGKTTVMAARVVWLVGTGQVAPEQVLGLTFTNKAAGELAERVRKALVKAGVTDPDVIDPDNPPGEPVISTYHAFAGRLLTDHGLRIGLEPTSRLLADATRYQLAARVLRESPGPYPALTRSFADLVSDLLTLDAELAEHLVRPEALRAYDAELLLTLQGAKLSNADLRKVPETAAARRELAELVVRYRAAKRERDLLDFGDQIALSAQLARIPEVGRSLRDEFRVVLLDEYQDTSVAQRVLLAGLFGGGTGHPVTAVGDPCQAIYGWRGASVANLDDFPEHFAHADGRPATRQALSENRRSGGRLLDLANGLAEPLRAMHAGVEALRPAPGAERDGTVRCALLPTHDEEMDWLADSIAHLVNTGKAPGEIAVLCRTATDFAEIQGALVARDVPVEVVGLSGLLHLPEVADLVAVCEVLQDPGANASLVRLLTGPRWRIGPRDLALLGRRARLLVSHARVDGDDDPDRRLAEAVEGVDPAEVISLADALDTFLETPLGGDGDADGLPFSPDARVRFARLATELRDLRRSLSDPLMDVLHRVLAVTGLEVELSASPHALAARRRETLSNFLDIAASFAAGDNEATLLAFLAFLRTAAQYEKGLDNALPGGENTVKVLTAHKSKGLEWDVVAVPGLVTGTFPSTKGREKWTAQGKVLPHELRGDADTLPDVASWDARGLKAFQEAMKDHQHTEELRLGYVTFTRPRSLLLGSGHWWGPSQKKPRGPSDFLQALYDHCAAGYGEIEAWADEPAEDEANPALHRQTADQVWPLPLDEAALARRRAAAETVLAHLENLTSHEDGHPAATHDPDTYDDPDWPPPPDDEALHEEYEEYGEEDPFAGEDPADWDSWTGDRPSVPHQATSPDPAPLPARPHPTEPERLTPEEIRAIASWDRDLDALTGELLRARASVTDVPLPASLTASQLLRLAADPDGFAQELARPMPRPPQPAARRGTRFHAWVEARFEELTLPMLEPEDLPGSEAEIADERDLEALKDAFERTEYAHRTPYRVEAPFQLAIAGRVVRGRIDAVYKAGDGDAATYEIVDWKTNRTRTADPLQLALYRLAWAEQQGVPLESVNAAFLYVRSGEVVRPDDLPGRAALERLLTEEPAAAADCEEPPTEDVGAGR, via the coding sequence GTGTCCGCCCGTATCACCGATCCCGATCAGCTCAAGGAGCTCCTCGGCATCCCGTTCACCCCGGAGCAGACGGCGTGCATCATCGCGCCGCCGGCTCCGCAGGTGATCGTTGCCGGAGCCGGATCGGGCAAGACGACGGTGATGGCGGCGCGTGTGGTGTGGCTGGTCGGGACCGGCCAGGTCGCGCCCGAGCAGGTCCTCGGCCTGACCTTCACCAACAAGGCGGCCGGTGAACTCGCCGAGCGCGTCCGCAAGGCGCTCGTCAAGGCCGGCGTCACCGACCCCGACGTCATCGACCCGGACAACCCGCCGGGCGAGCCGGTGATCTCGACGTACCACGCCTTCGCCGGTCGCCTGCTGACCGACCACGGCCTGCGCATCGGCCTCGAACCGACCTCCCGCCTGCTCGCCGACGCCACCCGCTACCAGCTCGCCGCACGCGTGCTGCGCGAGTCCCCGGGCCCGTACCCGGCCCTCACCCGCTCCTTCGCCGACCTGGTCAGCGACCTTCTCACCCTGGACGCCGAGCTCGCCGAGCACCTCGTCCGGCCCGAGGCCCTGCGCGCGTACGACGCCGAGCTGCTGCTCACCCTGCAGGGCGCCAAGCTCTCCAACGCCGACCTGCGCAAGGTCCCCGAGACGGCCGCCGCGCGCCGCGAACTGGCCGAGCTGGTGGTCCGCTACCGCGCCGCCAAGCGGGAGCGCGATCTGCTCGACTTCGGTGACCAGATCGCTCTGTCGGCGCAGCTCGCCCGGATCCCGGAGGTGGGCCGCAGCCTGCGCGATGAGTTCCGGGTGGTCCTGCTGGACGAGTACCAGGACACCTCCGTGGCTCAACGCGTCCTGCTGGCGGGTCTGTTCGGGGGCGGTACCGGCCATCCGGTGACCGCCGTCGGCGACCCCTGCCAGGCGATCTACGGCTGGCGCGGCGCCTCCGTCGCCAACCTCGACGACTTTCCCGAGCACTTCGCCCACGCCGACGGCCGCCCCGCCACCCGCCAGGCGCTCAGCGAGAACCGCCGCAGCGGCGGCCGCCTCCTCGACCTCGCCAACGGTCTCGCGGAGCCCCTGCGCGCCATGCACGCGGGCGTGGAGGCCCTCCGGCCGGCCCCCGGAGCCGAGCGCGACGGCACCGTCCGCTGCGCGCTGCTGCCCACCCACGACGAGGAGATGGACTGGCTCGCCGACTCCATCGCCCATCTCGTGAACACGGGGAAGGCGCCCGGCGAGATCGCCGTCCTGTGCCGCACGGCGACCGACTTCGCCGAGATCCAGGGCGCGCTCGTCGCCCGGGACGTCCCCGTCGAGGTCGTCGGCCTGTCCGGGCTGCTCCACCTGCCCGAGGTCGCCGACCTGGTCGCCGTCTGCGAGGTCCTCCAGGACCCCGGCGCCAACGCCTCCCTGGTCCGCCTCCTCACCGGCCCGCGCTGGCGCATCGGGCCGCGCGACCTCGCCCTCCTGGGGCGCCGCGCACGGCTGCTGGTGTCCCACGCGCGCGTGGACGGCGACGACGACCCGGACCGCCGGCTCGCCGAGGCCGTCGAGGGGGTCGACCCCGCCGAGGTGATCTCGCTCGCGGACGCCCTCGACACGTTCCTGGAGACGCCGCTGGGCGGCGACGGGGACGCCGACGGTCTGCCCTTCTCGCCGGACGCGCGCGTGCGGTTCGCCCGCCTGGCCACCGAACTGCGCGACCTGCGCCGCTCCCTGTCCGACCCGCTGATGGACGTCCTGCACCGCGTCCTCGCCGTCACCGGCCTGGAGGTGGAGCTTTCGGCCTCCCCACACGCGCTGGCCGCCCGCCGCCGCGAGACCCTGTCCAACTTCCTCGACATCGCCGCCTCGTTCGCGGCCGGCGACAACGAGGCGACCCTGCTCGCCTTCCTCGCCTTCCTGCGCACAGCCGCCCAGTACGAGAAGGGCCTCGACAACGCCCTCCCCGGCGGCGAGAACACCGTCAAGGTGCTCACCGCGCACAAGTCCAAGGGCCTGGAATGGGACGTCGTCGCCGTCCCCGGCCTGGTCACCGGCACCTTCCCCAGCACCAAGGGGCGTGAGAAGTGGACCGCCCAGGGCAAGGTGCTGCCGCACGAACTGCGCGGTGACGCCGACACGCTCCCCGACGTCGCCTCCTGGGACGCCCGAGGCCTGAAGGCCTTCCAGGAGGCCATGAAGGACCACCAGCACACCGAGGAACTCCGCCTCGGCTACGTCACCTTCACCCGCCCCCGCTCCCTCCTCCTCGGCTCCGGCCACTGGTGGGGACCGAGCCAGAAGAAGCCCCGCGGCCCGTCCGACTTCCTGCAGGCCCTGTACGACCACTGCGCGGCCGGTTACGGCGAGATCGAGGCGTGGGCCGACGAGCCCGCCGAGGACGAGGCGAACCCCGCCCTGCACCGGCAGACCGCCGACCAGGTGTGGCCCCTGCCCCTCGACGAGGCCGCCCTGGCGCGACGCCGCGCGGCCGCCGAGACGGTCCTGGCCCACCTGGAGAACCTCACCTCCCACGAGGACGGCCACCCCGCCGCGACACACGACCCGGACACGTACGACGATCCGGACTGGCCTCCGCCACCGGACGACGAAGCGCTCCACGAGGAGTATGAGGAGTACGGGGAGGAGGATCCCTTCGCCGGAGAGGACCCGGCCGACTGGGACTCCTGGACCGGGGACCGCCCCTCGGTCCCGCATCAGGCGACGTCTCCGGACCCCGCCCCACTCCCGGCTCGCCCTCACCCCACGGAACCGGAACGCCTCACCCCGGAGGAAATCCGCGCCATCGCTTCCTGGGACCGCGACCTCGACGCCCTCACCGGGGAGCTCCTGCGCGCCCGCGCGAGCGTCACCGACGTACCCCTGCCGGCGTCGCTGACCGCGTCCCAGCTGCTGAGACTGGCCGCCGACCCGGACGGATTCGCGCAGGAACTCGCGCGCCCCATGCCGCGCCCCCCACAACCCGCCGCACGCCGAGGCACCCGATTCCACGCCTGGGTCGAGGCCCGCTTCGAAGAGCTGACCCTGCCCATGCTGGAGCCGGAGGACCTGCCCGGCAGCGAGGCGGAGATCGCCGACGAGCGCGACCTGGAGGCCCTCAAGGACGCCTTCGAACGCACCGAGTACGCGCACCGCACGCCGTACCGGGTCGAGGCCCCGTTCCAGCTCGCGATCGCCGGCCGCGTCGTACGGGGCCGTATCGACGCCGTCTACAAGGCCGGCGACGGTGACGCGGCGACGTACGAGATCGTCGACTGGAAGACCAACCGCACCCGCACCGCCGACCCGCTCCAGCTCGCCCTGTACCGGCTCGCCTGGGCCGAGCAGCAGGGCGTGCCTCTGGAGTCGGTCAACGCCGCGTTTCTCTACGTCCGCAGTGGTGAGGTCGTCCGCCCGGACGACCTGCCCGGCCGGGCCGCGCTGGAGCGGCTGCTGACCGAGGAGCCGGCCGCGGCGGCGGACTGTGAGGAACCGCCCACCGAGGATGTCGGTGCGGGCCGATAG
- a CDS encoding ATP-dependent DNA helicase has protein sequence MSSSSSTKRLSHPQVRQGARGAYRLVRTPPVQVAPPRLDAAQRAVVDHATGPMLVLAGPGTGKTTTLVESVAARIARGGDPERILVLTFSRKAAVELRDRMALRIGAARAPQATTFHSFCYALVRAHQDSDLFVEPLRLLSGPEQDVTVRELLAGQPDLERLGLANVRWPDELRACLTTRGFADEVRAVLARSRELGLGPDALDAFARRIGRPDWRAAASFLAEYLDVLDLQGVLDYAELVHRAVLLARRPEAAERLAAQYDAVYVDEYQDTDPAQVRLLHALAGGGRTLVAFGDPDQSIYAFRGADVNGILEFPHAFPRADGRPAPVEVLRTSRRSGAALLTATRLLTQRMPLTRLPAEKVRAHRELAPVREGGGRVEVFTYPTPGTELDNIADILRRAHLEDGVPWSEMAVLVRAGSRTIPMVRRALTAAGVPLDIDGDDLPLRHEPAVAPLLTALRAVATAEAQPARGDGDVRTEAAAEAEDDAVTDRLDPGASWLDTETALTLLASPLAGMDAADLRRLGRALRDEERAAGNPLPPPSDELLARALAEPERLAVHDPTYARGAQRLGALLGKARARLAGGGTAEEALWDLWEGTPWPTRLERAARRGGAAGRNADRDLDAVCALFATAARAEERTGGRGTLNFLEEIEAEDIAADTLTRRAVRPDAVRLMTAHRSKGLEWRLVVVAGVQEGLWPDLRRRGSLLEADRIGRDGLAEPLTPGALLAEERRLFYVAATRARERLVVTAVKAPADDGDQPSRFLTELGVEPKDVTGRPRRPLAVAALVAELRATTVDPRASDTLREAAARRLARLAALADEEGRPLVPSAHPYRWWGMFEPTESKVPLRNRDQPVVLSGSALDQLANTCALQWFLGREVKADAPATAAQGFGNVVHVLADEVASGHTPADLAVLMERLDSVWNALAFDAPWKSAQEKDNARVALERFLKWHVMDRAGRTPVASEHDFDVTLAAGDVEVRIRGQMDRVETDGEGRAYVVDFKTGKQAPSAAEVARHPQLAVYQLAVREGAVDEAFDGVRPEPGGAELVQLRQGAAKRDGGETLPKVQGQEPLDGPEGEWVGDLLATAAGKVLDERFTPSAGQHCTHCAFRASCSARPEGRHVVE, from the coding sequence GTGAGCTCCTCTTCCTCCACCAAGCGCCTGTCGCACCCCCAGGTGCGACAGGGGGCCCGTGGCGCTTACCGGCTGGTGCGTACCCCTCCGGTCCAGGTGGCTCCCCCTCGTCTGGACGCCGCACAGCGCGCCGTGGTTGACCACGCGACCGGCCCGATGCTCGTCCTCGCAGGTCCGGGCACCGGGAAGACCACCACCCTCGTCGAGTCCGTGGCGGCGCGCATCGCCCGTGGCGGGGACCCCGAGCGCATCCTGGTGCTGACGTTCAGCCGCAAGGCCGCCGTCGAACTGCGCGACCGTATGGCGCTGCGTATAGGGGCGGCACGCGCGCCTCAGGCGACCACGTTCCACTCGTTCTGCTACGCCCTGGTCCGCGCCCACCAGGACAGCGACCTGTTCGTGGAGCCCCTGCGGCTGCTGTCCGGCCCCGAGCAGGACGTGACCGTACGGGAACTGCTCGCGGGCCAGCCGGACCTGGAGCGGCTCGGCCTGGCCAACGTGCGCTGGCCGGACGAGCTGCGCGCCTGCCTGACCACCCGGGGCTTCGCCGACGAGGTCCGCGCGGTCCTCGCCCGCAGCCGCGAACTGGGCCTCGGCCCCGACGCCCTGGACGCCTTCGCCCGCCGTATCGGGCGACCCGACTGGCGTGCCGCGGCGTCCTTCCTCGCCGAGTACCTCGACGTGCTCGACCTGCAGGGCGTCCTCGACTACGCCGAGCTGGTCCATCGCGCGGTGCTCCTCGCCCGCCGCCCCGAGGCCGCCGAGCGGCTCGCCGCGCAGTACGACGCCGTGTACGTCGACGAGTACCAGGACACCGACCCTGCCCAGGTACGGCTGCTGCACGCCCTGGCGGGCGGTGGCCGCACCCTGGTCGCCTTCGGGGACCCCGACCAGTCGATCTACGCGTTCCGGGGCGCCGACGTGAACGGCATCCTGGAGTTCCCGCACGCCTTCCCGCGCGCGGACGGCCGCCCCGCACCCGTCGAGGTCCTGCGCACCTCCCGCCGCTCCGGCGCCGCCCTGCTGACCGCGACCCGGCTGCTGACCCAGCGCATGCCGCTCACCCGGCTCCCGGCGGAGAAGGTACGCGCCCACCGAGAGCTCGCCCCCGTCCGCGAGGGCGGCGGCCGCGTCGAGGTCTTCACGTACCCGACCCCCGGCACCGAGCTGGACAACATCGCCGACATCCTGCGCAGGGCGCACCTGGAGGACGGCGTGCCCTGGAGCGAGATGGCCGTCCTGGTGCGCGCCGGGTCGCGCACGATCCCGATGGTGCGCCGGGCGCTCACCGCCGCCGGGGTGCCCTTGGACATCGACGGCGACGACCTGCCCCTGCGGCACGAGCCGGCGGTGGCGCCGCTGCTGACGGCGTTGCGGGCGGTGGCCACGGCGGAGGCGCAGCCCGCGCGGGGCGATGGTGACGTACGTACCGAGGCTGCGGCCGAAGCCGAGGACGACGCCGTGACCGACCGGCTCGACCCCGGTGCCTCCTGGCTCGACACCGAGACCGCGCTCACCCTGCTCGCCTCCCCTCTCGCCGGCATGGACGCCGCCGACCTGCGCCGCCTCGGGCGTGCCCTGCGCGACGAGGAGCGGGCCGCGGGCAACCCCCTGCCGCCGCCCTCGGACGAACTGCTCGCCCGGGCGCTGGCCGAGCCGGAGCGGCTGGCGGTGCACGACCCCACGTACGCACGTGGCGCCCAGCGCCTCGGCGCGCTGCTCGGCAAGGCCCGTGCGCGCCTCGCGGGCGGCGGTACGGCCGAGGAGGCGCTGTGGGACCTGTGGGAGGGCACACCGTGGCCCACGCGCCTGGAGCGGGCCGCCCGCCGCGGCGGCGCGGCCGGACGCAACGCCGACCGTGACCTCGACGCCGTGTGCGCACTGTTCGCGACCGCGGCCCGCGCGGAGGAGCGCACCGGCGGCCGGGGCACCCTGAACTTCCTCGAGGAGATCGAGGCCGAGGACATCGCCGCCGACACGCTCACGCGGCGTGCCGTACGCCCCGACGCCGTGCGCCTGATGACCGCGCACCGCTCCAAGGGGCTGGAGTGGCGCCTGGTCGTCGTCGCGGGCGTCCAGGAGGGCCTGTGGCCGGACCTGCGCCGCCGCGGCTCCCTCCTGGAAGCCGACCGCATCGGCCGCGACGGGCTCGCCGAACCGCTCACCCCGGGGGCGCTGCTGGCGGAGGAGCGCCGCCTGTTCTACGTCGCCGCCACGCGCGCGCGTGAACGCCTTGTCGTCACGGCGGTGAAGGCCCCGGCCGACGACGGGGACCAGCCCTCCCGTTTCCTGACCGAACTCGGCGTAGAGCCGAAAGACGTGACGGGTCGCCCGCGCCGCCCGCTGGCCGTCGCCGCGCTCGTCGCCGAACTCCGGGCGACGACGGTCGACCCGCGCGCGTCGGACACCCTCAGGGAGGCCGCCGCCCGCAGACTGGCCCGGCTCGCCGCGCTCGCCGACGAGGAGGGCCGCCCGCTGGTCCCGTCCGCGCACCCCTACCGCTGGTGGGGCATGTTCGAGCCGACCGAGTCCAAGGTGCCGCTGCGCAACCGCGACCAGCCCGTCGTGCTCTCCGGAAGCGCCCTCGACCAGCTCGCCAACACCTGCGCCCTGCAGTGGTTCCTGGGCCGCGAGGTGAAGGCCGACGCACCCGCGACCGCCGCCCAGGGCTTCGGCAACGTGGTGCACGTCCTCGCCGACGAGGTCGCCTCCGGACACACCCCGGCCGACCTCGCCGTCCTCATGGAGCGCCTCGACTCCGTGTGGAACGCGCTGGCCTTCGACGCGCCGTGGAAGTCGGCGCAGGAGAAGGACAACGCGCGCGTGGCACTCGAACGCTTCCTGAAGTGGCACGTGATGGACCGCGCGGGGCGGACACCGGTGGCGAGCGAGCACGACTTCGACGTCACCCTCGCGGCGGGCGACGTCGAGGTCCGCATCCGCGGCCAGATGGACCGCGTCGAGACCGACGGCGAAGGACGGGCCTACGTAGTCGACTTCAAGACCGGCAAACAGGCACCCAGCGCCGCCGAGGTGGCCCGCCACCCGCAGCTCGCCGTCTACCAGCTCGCCGTCCGCGAGGGCGCCGTCGACGAGGCCTTCGACGGCGTACGCCCCGAGCCGGGCGGCGCCGAACTCGTCCAGCTGCGCCAGGGCGCCGCCAAGCGGGACGGCGGCGAAACGCTGCCCAAGGTGCAGGGGCAGGAGCCCCTGGACGGCCCTGAGGGGGAGTGGGTCGGCGACCTGCTGGCCACGGCGGCGGGCAAGGTCCTCGACGAGCGGTTCACGCCCAGCGCGGGCCAGCACTGCACACACTGCGCGTTCCGGGCGTCGTGCAGTGCGCGGCCCGAGGGGCGGCACGTGGTCGAGTGA